One Dictyoglomus turgidum DSM 6724 DNA window includes the following coding sequences:
- the dapF gene encoding diaminopimelate epimerase, with protein sequence MEFIKSHGLGNDYIVFDKEKINFPLTEKNVRLICDRNYGIGSDGILILEKINNQEFKVRIFNPDGSEAEKSGNGIRILAKYIYDYRYTTEKEFYIYTLGGKVKVSIVEEQKGRAKSIEVEMGKITFKSSEIPVLGSEREIIDEELKINDETIKVTCLSIGNPHCVFFVDEINEEKIKSLGPKIENHPMFPNRINVQMVKVLSPDKIEIRIWERGAGYTLASGSSSCAAASASYKKGLVNNQVEVIMPGGVLHVKINPDWSVNLVGPAEEVFKGELSQEFLFKLKT encoded by the coding sequence ATGGAGTTTATAAAAAGCCATGGTCTTGGAAATGATTATATTGTATTTGATAAAGAAAAAATAAACTTTCCCTTAACTGAGAAAAATGTACGTCTTATATGCGATAGAAATTATGGAATTGGTTCTGATGGAATACTTATCCTTGAAAAAATAAACAATCAGGAATTTAAAGTAAGAATATTTAATCCAGATGGGAGTGAGGCTGAAAAAAGCGGAAACGGCATAAGGATACTGGCAAAGTATATATACGATTACAGATATACTACAGAAAAAGAATTCTATATATATACCCTTGGAGGAAAGGTCAAAGTCTCTATAGTAGAAGAACAAAAAGGAAGAGCAAAAAGTATTGAGGTTGAAATGGGAAAAATAACTTTTAAAAGCTCCGAAATTCCTGTTTTAGGCTCAGAAAGAGAGATAATAGATGAAGAATTAAAAATTAATGATGAGACAATAAAAGTTACCTGTCTTTCTATTGGAAATCCTCATTGTGTATTCTTTGTGGATGAAATTAATGAAGAAAAAATTAAATCCTTAGGTCCCAAAATAGAAAATCATCCGATGTTTCCCAACAGAATAAATGTACAAATGGTAAAAGTCTTAAGTCCAGATAAAATAGAAATAAGAATATGGGAAAGAGGAGCAGGATATACCCTTGCTTCAGGAAGTAGTTCCTGCGCAGCCGCCTCAGCGTCATATAAGAAAGGATTAGTAAATAATCAAGTTGAGGTAATAATGCCAGGTGGGGTATTACATGTAAAAATTAATCCTGATTGGTCCGTAAACCTTGTTGGACCTGCAGAAGAAGTATTTAAAGGAGAACTTTCTCAAGAATTTCTTTTTAAGTTAAAAACTTAA